The Flavobacteriales bacterium genome includes the window CTGTATTCGAGGAGATCTCCGGGTTGGCATTCGAGCGCTTGGCAAATGGCAGCCAGCGTTTCAAAACGCACCCCTTTGGCCTTACCGGTTTTCAATAAAGATAGGTTTGTGACGCTAATGCC containing:
- a CDS encoding helix-turn-helix transcriptional regulator, translated to MSIVVNIDVMLARRKMKLKDLAEHVGISVTNLSLLKTGKAKGVRFETLAAICQALECQPGDLLEYSES